The genomic stretch CCACATCTCGCGCGCCGTGCGCGCTCCCAGGACGTGTACCATCTCCGCATCGCTTAACGCGAGTTCGATCCTGCATcgcgctttcgcatctcccttATCCCACGCTGTCTGAGCTGCGATTTCTTCCGCCGTGGGTGCGTTCGGTTTCGCTGATCCTGGTCGAAGCGACGTGCCGTCCACGTATTTCTCCAGTCCGAGGTCCACCAGTACTGCTAGCATGCGCCGCTTCCACGGCATCCAATTGTGGGCCTTCAGTGTGTCGATGCGATATCCGCCGATGTTGACTTCCGCGGTTGTCGAGTCAGccatttgacgtcgagtacaAGTTTAGATATAGATCGATAAGAATAGAACGAGTTTAGAACAAAGCGAGCTTTAGTTATGACCtctcggggcccataacctgttgtaagtataatgcgcagtggtggtaaaagatgtagattcacgacgtagctacacggttgtacctacagtaactacggaacctatagtagaataatctagaaaaaatatgataagataaactacaagaggaagataacgacttagcgaccaagtcgctcgccgactatcattccaacacaGGGCAATTGGTTTCACCTCCATTATAAAGAAACAGGTCAATCTTCCTACCTGGATCAAGCAGATCAATCCTATCGTCGGGCTCGTGAAATTCGCCACTCCTTTGACGCAAGCATTCATCCTCTTAACAGAGAGGCGGCTGTTTTATGTGATCGTTTCAAACTGACGCGGCAACAAAGCGACCTCAATAAGGCCATCGAGCTTCATAGGCAGGCCCTCCCTCTTCTGTCCAAACAACCGCGACAACTATCATTGGCTTCCTTTGATTTTGCGGATACACTCCTCACTCTCTTTAACGAGACAGGTCTGACTATCCATTTAGACGAGGCAATTGGATTATACGAGCAAGCTCTCGAACTCAATCCTGCTCCACGTTTCCCAAGGGCTAAGTGCTTGAATGGACTCGGCGTCGCGCTTCGCAAACGGTTTGAGATTAGTGGCAAGGATGAAGTTATCTCAAAGTCTATTGGTCTACACGAGGAAGCTTTGAAGCTGTGCCCTGAGCCTTACATCGAACGTGATGATTGTTTTAGTGGACTGGCATCAGCGCTCGCTAGGCGATACATGAAATTCGGCGAGCAATCCGATCTCAAGGCAGCTCTCAACTCTTACCTTTCCGCCCTCGACCTTCTTTCATCTTCTCATCCCAAACGAGCTACGTTATTGTTCGGATTGGCAACGACTATTCGTATATTTTTGGAGAATGCAAAGCAAGAAGAGAAGCTGGAAGGAGTAATACCCTATTACCGCGAAGCGCTTGAGCTACTCCCTTTAACTCATGTCGACCGAGCTGACTCCCTATTTGGGCTTGCCGTGGCTTTGAAGACCTTACACGTTCAACGCTCACTGAATCCTCATAAATTCCACACAGTAGCAAACAAGAGTGAAACGATTTTAGACGATATTTTACCACTGTACAGTGAACCAAACTCGTCGGGAATTATGTCAAAGAATTGGTTGGACTACCTTCCTATTCCCAATATCTTCGGTTCCACAAACTTGAAAGCACCGTCGATGTCGAGCAGAGCATCCCAACCAAATATGCGGGAGCGCGCTCAGATTGATTCACCACGTGAAAAGCCGCGAAGATCCAGTCATCCTTCCCACGGTGATTCACCTACCAGACTCTTGAGCATGGCAAATATCCATGCTCCAAAGCATCGCTTGTCTGCATCGTCGTTACAGTCGGATGCTGTGTCAGCAATATCTATGACACACGGGCAATACGAAGAGCTTGATGAAGCAATTAACCTGCTCAAAGAATCATTGCAACTGCGTCCTCCTACTCATCCAGCTCGAATTGAATCCTTGAGATGCATAGTGGATGCCTACACGATACGATTTGGAGCTGTAGGCCATCCCGATGTGGATTCATATCGCAGGGAGTTGAATGCGCTTGAATATGGTTTTAAACATCCTACCCCCTCGGAAGCAATTTGAATGGTTCCTAATCATGCTCCATGAGCGGTGTGTACTATGTATACCATATGGTATAGCATTTCAGCTTGGTTCCATTCATGTCACATTTCCATCTTCCAATGGCCTATCCGAACCGTATATTATTAAAAATTTAGCTTAATTTTATTAAACCCCGAAACGAGCCATACTGCGTACTTTGCTAATGTTTTAACATCATGCACCGCTCTCAGAGCAAGCGTATGATAGATCATACCAAGTATGTAATTCACTTTAATCGATTGTTGAGTTTGTGTCAAGTATTTGTCGCAGCAACAACTTGTGCCTTTCTCTTTAAATCCAAGGGTCTTTTCAGTGAGGCTGAAGGGAAGTCATTGGGCGTATACTTGTCGACGTCCTGACTACTTGGACTACACAAGCGAACTCAAATCTTTTTCTCAAAACATAACGAAATCTTTGTTGACTTCGTTGTCAGAAAAATATGCTCGCCAGTCTAATAGATCGTAGCTAATTTATACAACAGGTCTACAATTGCACAAATCCAAAGCAAGCGGAAGCCGTTCTGATTCCTGAAGATGTTGTTGATTCAGAGCCTCTGCCGAGACATGGCATCAGCGGAGAGTTCCAGGAGATCATTCTTGTATGCCTTATAGACACATTAAGTGTTTCCTATGTTTATTGAAACGATTTTGTATTAAGAATACTAAGATATGTAGTGAAAACATTTGACTTTGGAGAAAGAGTGATCAAGAGTTCAAGCTTTGTGCTTATCGGGATGTCAAACTACAATTTTTGCCGCCTCGGCATTGCCTTAAAGTTATTCCCGCTTAGTGGCGTAAACTAGCGTAACCTATGCGTAACGCTGTGACAACGAGTTTTCGCAGACGACGACAATCGACGAGAGTGCCAGACGAGAGTATCTTCACCGTCATAATCAGGGTCCACGACATAATTGACACAAGATTAGCACTCCACACACAACGTCGTTTGTACAAGCTTACTTGGACTCAATACTGCTTTCATCGGCTCGACGCAGCATCAATGCGACATGCAGTCGTTGCATGTCCTAGGGTCAAACATGTTGTATTTCATGGTTGCGACAAACTCTACAGATGACTCGGAGGAACCAATCTAACGCTTAGGCGCTGGCAGGCGCTTGTCTTTCGATCTATCATGGCGTCTGGTCTTCATACTGCCATGTTGAAACCATGAAGTTTCACTGCGCACCAGGAGGATCAACTCAATTATGGTGATCCCTGTGATCACGCGAATCTCTTTCAGGTGTCAAGGATCTGAGAAACCAACGCTGTTGATCCCCGATGCCTTCATATTACGCGTAGCGATTTCTTCTCAAGCTCTCTTGAAGGCTGGAGTGGGTAGGAGCATGTGTTGGACGATGGTCAACTTTTGTATATCTCCGGTTGGGATACTTATCGTGGTTTGCCTTTGGGGTTCCTTCTCTCCTGAACAAGGTGTATATTTTTAACAAGGTCGAGAACATACCCTCGTTCCAACCTCATGTTCCAAGCCATTAACTCGTATGCGCTGGATTTTTATGTCTTTCAGACAACTATGTATTCTCTTTATATTCTCTCTTCCTTTGCTCAATGATGGATGCACAAATGGCCGATACCGAGAAAGGCACCCAAAGCACCATTGGGAGTGGTCCCACTTCACCGAGCATCACCATCGACAACAGCGCAAGTTCGGAAAACGAAAGCCACCTTGAAAGTCACCATATCCCATGTTTTTGCGTCCCACTTTCCAACCAACGTTTTGGGAGAAATCTGGTCGTAACCATTGACGGAACAGCCAACCAGTTTGGACTCAAGGTGAGCATCGTTACTTGTGTAGGTAAACGTTTACTCACCTTGGCAAAGAATACAAATATCGTCGAATTATATAGTCGTTTGGTCAAAGACGAAGGCCAACTTACCTACTACAATAGTGGAATTGGGACATACGTCCCCGATTCGGCATCGTGGGCTTCGTTCAGTCAGTTCATATCCCATCAGTGGGACAAGGCCTTTGCGTCGTACGAAAACCAACTTATAGtataacaacaacaacacttATGTCTTTCTGGTGCTAGAAATTTCAAAACAAGGGTTCTCAAAGCATATGCATGGCTTTCCGAAAACTACAAACAAGGGGATCGAATATTTTTATTTGGTAGGGTGCATATTTCGATTTAATTATTATCTCGTTATTGATTTAGTTCTAGGCTTCTCTCGCGGTGCCTATCAGGTCAGGGTTATTGCTGGAATGATAGAGAAGGTGATTCTATTATTTCCAGCAAAAGTGTCAGCTAATCTGCTTGACGTACGCTAGGTGGGCCTCCTCCACAAGGGTAACACGGAACAAATTCCATTGTGATTATAGTTCTATGTGCCATCTTGAATCATATTAACTCAAATTCCCCACAGTGCATATGATCTTTACATCGCAACcttgaaaaggaaaatgcCGGGAGCACCTACAACGTCTATTTCAACTGAGCGACCTTATGAAAAGAGCGCGGCCAAAGGAAGACCAAAGGAGACTCCCGAGCACTTGTGCAGGCAATTTAAGAAGTCGCTTTCAAATGATAAAGTTGTTGTTCACTTTGTCGGCTCATGGTAAAATATGTTCTCTGACCGCTTCAAAGTGTAATCTCAACATTGCAACAGGGACACTGTGTCGTCAGTTGGCGCTTTGCGTTCCGAATGTTTACCAGAAACAACAACCGGGATGGAGCACGTCTGCGCCTTCCGTCATGCGCTTGCTCTTGACGAGTTGAGAGTGAAGTTTCTACCTGAATATGCAAACGGCGGTGCGGGTCCGCCAGATCGAGACTCCGAACCTGTCCAAAATGAGGCAAAGGAAACTGTTGTCCAACATGCTGAAAGGTCTACTATGACAAAACGAGGCAACATAAAAGAAGTCTGGTTTGCTGGGTCCCATTCAGATGTGTAAGTACTGTTAAAACATAATCattattgttttttttttgacaatTTCTCAAAAGTGGTGGCGGAAATGATGACAATCCGGAGAACGACCAGTTTGGCCCTTCTTTGCGCTGGATGACATATGAAGCGATATTATGGGGGCTGCGTATGAAGCCCTTCCACAAGGAATGGGTGCCTCCAAAATCTCGATCATCGATGACCTTGGTGTGGACCATACTCGAAGGGCTTCCAATATCGCATCTTTCCTACAGAGACGCTAGCAGCGTGACACGACGGTAAAAATACGCCAATTTGGAAACATTATTTGAATAACTGATATTTTTTTGAATAAAACCAGGCCCCATTTGAAAAGCCCTCGTCTTATACAACCCGGGCAACTAATCCATGCGTCAGTTTTCGAATTGATGCACCAAGAGCCCGGGTATCGTCCCAAAGCTCAATTCTCAGACAAAACGAAGTGGGATTCAGCTTTATCAACCTACCTGGAAAGTACCCGTGATACGAAGACTTTGAAGGCCAATAATATCGAAAATGATCCCTATATCCAGCCAAGCAAAATATTGGACACCATTGCGAAGCGACGGCATAAAGTTAAAACCGCGGATTATGATCAACTTCTGAAGCTATCATTTACCGGTATGTTTGACTTTTGCTGAAGTGCGACCAATGTTTGACTGCCAGAAATGATTTCGTAGACATTGGCTTAATGTCAATTCAAGAAACTTACAATGCAGAGCATATATTGGCTCGTGCTCTTGCAGACGAGTCGAAAGAAGAACCAGTATCGGAAGCAACATTCCGCCGCATTGCAACCATAGCGAAGATAATGGACAGATGTTTCGATATCATTCCCGCCGAATTCCTTGAAAATTATTCGGAGCCGCCTGCATCAGCTTGGGAAATTCTCAATCAACTTTATCCCGAACACTCAAGTTCGAGATCCAAATTTCTTCATCGGTTTGGTAAGAGTTACATCAACATATTAATTGGCCCTCACCTGATATTCTAATACAGCCAATAGAGACGCTCGGTTGAAACAAGTCGAGGAAGAGGTTGATACATACAGCCGTGCCTTGCAAGGCAAACCTCAACCAGCCAGACATGTCCGTCTGGAATATATCAAAAAACTAGTGGTGGGATTGCTGGACTCCCTTGTACTGGCCAACCAACAGCCTACTAAACTTTCTGAGCACCTCCACACTTGTTTGCCCACCTACAAGCAGGCTCTTCGGTTTCTTGAACTGTCGTATTCCGATCGATCCGCTCTCATCAAAACTCTCGCCAAAGAGATTGATAGCAATTTTGCCTGTGGTGGAGAAGGTTTTCTAGACGAGCGGATAGCATTGTTCAAAAGCTCTTTTGAACTCATACCCACCGACAGTGCCAACCAAGAAGATCATCTACAGGACCTGTTGCCTGCTTTATATCAGCGATTTGAGGAAACTTCTCAGCATGAAGACATTGACGAAATTCTCTCGTACAATTCGGAGATCCAGGGTCTCCTTTCTGCATGGCAGCCCCATCCCGTCGCGAGTAATCTGGCAGCTACCTTGGCGTCTTCTTGTATGGTTCGATTCAAATTGACTAGTGAATTTCACTATATCGACGAAGCTCTTTCACATCTTCAAGGGAGCATACTCAACTGTCCTGCATCTGACCCCAATCGTGCGGACCTTTACGTCATACAGGGCGATTGGTGTCATCTTCGCTTCAAGGAAACTGGCCAGGTATCATACTTAGATCAAGCAGATCAGTCATATCATCGTGCTATTAGCATTCGCCGTGTTTATGAACAAAAGGATTCTTATCCAAAAACCAAAGAAGCAGCCATTCTTTGCGATCGCTTCAAGTTGACACGGCAAAGAAGTTTCCTCGACAATGCAATCAATTTCCATCGAAGCTCTTTGCCTCTCATTTCCACGCGGCCACACGAGCTAGCTTCAGCATCCTTTGACTTTGCAGATGCACTTCTTACCCTCTTTGTTGAAACAGGCGAATTCTGCCACTTGAATGAGGCAATTGAACACTACGAAAGTGCCCTGATATTCAATAAGAAACCTCGGTTCTCGAGGGCGAAATGTCTGAACGGACTAGGTGTTGCGCTTCGGAAACGGTTCGAGATCAATCGACAGTATGTTGACCTTGCCAGGGCCATTGAATTGCACGAAGAAGCTCTAACTCTGTGCCCTGAGCCATATATTGAACGGGATAATTGCTTCAGCGGGCTTGCATCAGCCTTTGCTACTCGTTACTCAAGTTCAAATCAAAGATCTGATTACAACAAAGCTGTCGAACAGTATCACAACGCACTATTGCTTCTTCCACCTTCACACCCTAGCAGAACAGTTTCTCTTGTTGGGTTAGCAACAATCCTCCAAAAACCCTACGAAACGACAAATCAACGAAACGTACTACAGCAAGCCACAACACTATTTCGAGATGCGCTTTTGTTGCTACCATCACATCACGTTGAACGAGCTGACGCATTGTTCGGACTTGCTGCCGTCCTAAGAAGCCAATTTGATTTGTGCTTCCAGGAATCTCTCCAAAATAATCCCAGAAATAGTACGAAACGCCATGATACCATTGATGATTCACCACCATCCTACACCGAACAACTCATGAATTCCTTTTCGTTTCAAGTGGCACTACAACACTATCGCGCTCCGTTAACACATAGAGGTCATGTCTTCAACACTGTTGGCCTTGCAAGCTCGTTCCAGAGTCTTAAGCTTAAAACTGCACCGTTATCCAAGGCCACTACTCTCGAGTCTTCACACTCCATTGACACACCGACTTCAAGCACCCCTCTGGCACTGGATAATCCATCACCAACTGGTACAATCAATGGCGCCGATGCGAATTATCAATCCATAACCGCAGACGCCTCTTTCGCTTTTCTTGATGAAGCAATAAAATTGCTCAAAGAAACTCTACCCCTGCGCCCTTTCCCTCATCCTGCTCGAGTCGAGTCTCTGAGTTTACTGGTGGATATCTTGGAGAGGAGATCAGGGAATACGGACCAAGCTGAACTGCTCGCATATCGGCATGAACTAGCCAACCTGAGGAAATCTGGAGAGTCAAGTGGTCTATAATCTTACTCAGTGAGATATGAAATTAACAAAGACTGGTAATTTACATGGTAGATTTTGTGTATTTAATAATTATTACAGGAGCTTCGTACTTAATAAATGACATTTGTTAAGCGCCGAAACTTTGACGTTATGACTGTTAGCATTATCGACATAGGTGAGATTTTACAGACCTTGTGGTCTGACATGTAAAACTTGTGCCTTGGCGTAGATACCATACTACTTTATAGGTCATGTAAACGATGTGGGGAGTTGAAGGGACTAACGTTTTCTGAGGTATACGCCGGAGCGTTTCTCTGTGGACTCCGGTGTTAATGTAGAGTGGACAGAGACACGGGAGAGTACACCCACAGCATGGAAGTGCAATCTCCGCGATGCAGCCTCGTGTACTAATTATTTATTTTCAGAGTTTCCAGTGATATACCTTACTCACCTGTCGAACGCCTCCCGTGATCTAACACAGAGCAAGTCGTCAATGTCTTCTATTCCAATTGAACTATTTTGGGTAGCCGAAGAAGGATACGACTGTCTCTCCTCGGTACATAAGTACGAGTGTGAGGCTGTATGAATGAGGGACCGAGACTCGAGTCGATCTAAGAAGATTACAGAATTAATTTCCGAAATCCATTTGATGTAATCTCAAATCCTGCATTAGTCCGACTGGCCTGCGTGGATCTTGACAGAGCGTTTGAGTATACATTACTACCCCGTGTAAGGGCATAGATCGAGATTCATGCTCCAGATATTATCTATATTAATATTTGTCAATTGAATGTGGACGGACAGGAGCACTGGCGTCCTGGGGTAGCCTCGATGTCATACTGGCCACAATTCAACAAGATTAAGAACTTGAATTTTGATTATAACGACTCACTTACCATCTTGTGCTGCATGTAGATACGTACTGATACAGAAATCCGACTGGTCCAAATCTCATGACTAGCCTCCACTGACTAGCCTCTACTGCTCGTCGTCATGTACGGCAGGGCAGGCAACAGGTAAGACTAGTAGCCAGAGCTGCTGGTCGTCTTGACAGTAGAGGAAGGGAAAAGGGATAGATGATCGGCCTATGAGGCTGCTCAATGGCGTGTATGGAGCCGCGGGGCAAGAATAAAAGGTATGGCCTGCTCGTCATCGGTCCTGAGTCAACAACGGACATACAATCATCAATGGCCAGTATACTTGCCTTAAAACCAGAAATGGAGTTCCGCACCGTTATTTGGACAGAGGTGTGGGACGAGCAGGGCATGACTTCTACTTGTTGTTGACATGAAATACGGGGTTCTTCATTGGTGCAAAAGGCGGGAAAAAAAGTTGGGACGGGAAGCTTCTTGGCTGCTGGGAGAGTGTGTGCGAGACGCCTTGTCGTTAGGTTGTATGACGGGGTCGGCGCGCAAGACGACCAGAGCGACTGCTTCTCGTCTTTGTGAACAGAGGGATGGGGTCGTGGCAGGCAGCGTCCCTCGGAGCGGTGCCGAGCCCCGCTTGAATTTCGAACGGCAATCACCGCGCGGTCGCCAACGGACCAAAAACAAGCAGCAGAAACGCAGTACTTGACACATATCACTGAGACTTCAACCACTGAAAACGAATGCGCCAGGCTACAAGTTGCAACAGAGTTTCCCAACAAATCAACAATATGTTATCGGCAAGCTTAGCTAGGTTCTCTGGAATGGCAACACTGGCAACCTGACGCAGGACTTCAGCAAATAACACGAGGAACGTCAATCGAGCTTGAAATATCGCCTAGCGTACGCGTATCCACTAATCTGAGGGATCGGCAAGAATATaatttctcttcttcttacAATCACTTTGGTTGCACATTCCTGCGTGGGTATTACGAGGTGGTACCCCCGTCTCCTGTTTTTACCGGTTCTACGACCAGTTGAAAATCTCCAAAAGTGCGTCCTTCACACTATCCCATCTCTGCAGAAAAAATTAACTGATGTTCGGCTCCCAGCTCAATTTCTGCCTTGCATTCAATGTCGGTTCAATGCTTCTCCCAACGGTTATTCAATATCGGTTTCAAGTCAAtcaataaaaatagaactGCCATGCAGCATTTTGCCAATGTCCGGGTGAGGCAGAAAGCATGCAATAACCCTCGCCGCAAACTCGTGGATAATGTCGTCAAACAACATCAAATCTCGATTCTTCTCTTTTGAATGTATCTAAAAGTTGCTGGATAGTCCGGGTCTGTAGGACAAGGACCATATTGCGACCTCTTTCGAATGACGCCCTCAATCGACAGCGACGAGACTCAGATACAACCTACTGAAAATGCCCCGATATCATGCCTATGCAGCCCGCCTCCCAACGGTGGGGTTGGGAGGAACCTCATAGTGTCCATTGATGGTACCGCAAATCAGTTTGGCATGAAGGTATATCTATTCTTCTGCCAACTTAAAGTCTATCTCTGTAGCTCATATATGCAATTTGTTTCAAGAATACCAACATCGTCGAGCTCTACAGTCGACTAGTAAGGGATGAGACGCAACTCACATACTACAACAGCGGCATTGGTACCTATGTGGTTGATTCTAAATCGTGGCTGTCCTTAAAAGCCTGGAATCAGTCCATTTCTCATAACTGGGACAAAGCCTTTGCCACGTTCGTATGTTTGTTCTTAGACAATAATTATTTAATCGTCTGGGCTATTCTAGCAACTTCAAATCAAAAGTCCTCGACGCATACGAATGGCTATCTGAGAACTACAGGCCGGGAGATAAAATCTTTTTATTTGGTACGCGTATCCATGCATTTGAACAGAAAAGAGAATTACACTGATACTTGATGGCAGGTTTCTCTCGTGGCGCCTACCAAGTCCGAGTTATTGCAGGTATGATCGAGAAGGTCAATAGCTCGCTTGTCATATTTTTATATTTCTGCTAATATGTCAACGTCTCGCAGGTGGGGCTTATTCATAAAGGCAACAAGCAGCAAATTCCATTGTGATTGCTCCTTCATTCATTTACGTGACTCGCTAACTTACTCTGCAAATTTTCAGTGCTTATGACCTTTACACCGCAACTCTGTCCAAACGTAAACGCCAAGAAGTCTCTGAAGAAACTCCCCTCGGCACTTCAAAGCAGCCAAAAGAACCAAAGAGTTTGAATGTCGTCAATGCGGAACATGATCCACGGTCATCGCCTTACCTTCACGTAAACCGCCTAGATGAAGACATAGACCAGAACATCGAAAGCGGACGTCGATCCAGAGCCACCACCAATACTGATAAAGACAAAGTCTTATCCGGtgaaaacattgaaagtAGCGCAGACGACGG from Psilocybe cubensis strain MGC-MH-2018 chromosome 2, whole genome shotgun sequence encodes the following:
- a CDS encoding hypothetical protein (Uncharacterized protein YEL023C); this encodes MDAQMADTEKGTQSTIGSGPTSPSITIDNSASSENESHLESHHIPCFCVPLSNQRFGRNLVVTIDGTANQFGLKNTNIVELYSRLVKDEGQLTYYNSGIGTYVPDSASWASFSQFISHQWDKAFASNFKTRVLKAYAWLSENYKQGDRIFLFGFSRGAYQVRVIAGMIEKVGLLHKGNTEQIPFAYDLYIATLKRKMPGAPTTSISTERPYEKSAAKGRPKETPEHLCRQFKKSLSNDKVVVHFVGSWDTVSSVGALRSECLPETTTGMEHVCAFRHALALDELRVKFLPEYANGGAGPPDRDSEPVQNEAKETVVQHAERSTMTKRGNIKEVWFAGSHSDVGGGNDDNPENDQFGPSLRWMTYEAILWGLRMKPFHKEWVPPKSRSSMTLVWTILEGLPISHLSYRDASSVTRRPHLKSPRLIQPGQLIHASVFELMHQEPGYRPKAQFSDKTKWDSALSTYLESTRDTKTLKANNIENDPYIQPSKILDTIAKRRHKVKTADYDQLLKLSFTETYNAEHILARALADESKEEPVSEATFRRIATIAKIMDRCFDIIPAEFLENYSEPPASAWEILNQLYPEHSSSRSKFLHRFANRDARLKQVEEEVDTYSRALQGKPQPARHVRLEYIKKLVVGLLDSLVLANQQPTKLSEHLHTCLPTYKQALRFLELSYSDRSALIKTLAKEIDSNFACGGEGFLDERIALFKSSFELIPTDSANQEDHLQDLLPALYQRFEETSQHEDIDEILSYNSEIQGLLSAWQPHPVASNLAATLASSCMVRFKLTSEFHYIDEALSHLQGSILNCPASDPNRADLYVIQGDWCHLRFKETGQVSYLDQADQSYHRAISIRRVYEQKDSYPKTKEAAILCDRFKLTRQRSFLDNAINFHRSSLPLISTRPHELASASFDFADALLTLFVETGEFCHLNEAIEHYESALIFNKKPRFSRAKCLNGLGVALRKRFEINRQYVDLARAIELHEEALTLCPEPYIERDNCFSGLASAFATRYSSSNQRSDYNKAVEQYHNALLLLPPSHPSRTVSLVGLATILQKPYETTNQRNVLQQATTLFRDALLLLPSHHVERADALFGLAAVLRSQFDLCFQESLQNNPRNSTKRHDTIDDSPPSYTEQLMNSFSFQVALQHYRAPLTHRGHVFNTVGLASSFQSLKLKTAPLSKATTLESSHSIDTPTSSTPLALDNPSPTGTINGADANYQSITADASFAFLDEAIKLLKETLPLRPFPHPARVESLSLLVDILERRSGNTDQAELLAYRHELANLRKSGESSGL